taattgtggtttaaatgtatagttaaaactttaattttggtttaattatacacatttaaaaaataaatacatcaatatattttatattgaataaatataaatatttatgtatccatgcaatatataaatataaaatgatgttatatcaataattgtgtaaaAAAACGAAAAAACGTGAagacaaaaatatatattttaaaaagaaaatgagttACAATTAAAAAACGTGGAGACACAAATGAGTGCAGAGAATTTTCGTtcagataaataaatatatttttaattaatcaagatagataaatattaaaatagtataaacaaaaactattaataaaatttaaaggtaaacttatcatttaaaacgtTTTCCACAAATCTCTTCAATCCATTAAACAATATAACaccttattaatatataaaaatattttttatcaaaatcaagatatctattatcgataataataattaattatagggtttaggatttaattattgaatatgattcacttgagattaacatactatatatatacccatggccattaaaccttaaaccataaaaccctaaatcatagaccttaaaccttaaatattaaaccgtaaagcaaaaaataaatttaatcaatattaagtattgcttccattatttattatgaacataagcttttacattaatatatatgtatatacacatcaacatccatgtgaagtttttagggtttagggttttaaaagttataatttaggatttagggtttttAAGGTTTAGAGGTTTagtgttttaggggttatagattagtgttcatgatttttttggggtttaagggGTTatatttagcggcgttttatcaaaagcGCCGTTAATGCtccgacttttagcggcgttttaccaaaagcgccgctaatgctccgacttttagcggtgttttaccaaaagcgtcgctaatgctttgacttttagcggcgttttaccaaaagagCCGCTAATGCTCCGACTTTTAgcagcgttttaccaaaagcgccgctattgctctgtttttagcggcgttttaacaaAAAAGCCGCTATTGCACtatttttagcggcatttttagtaaaacgccactattgctctgtgttttacaatttttgcggcgttttttgataaaacgccgctaaagccctattttcctgtagtgacaATTTATTAATAACTAGAACCGTTATCGCGTCGACTCGAGTTTTGCCTCTACTCCGCCAAAACATCTGCTCTCCCCCTAAGAGTCCTTTTGCATCTAATTTGGTCTCGGGCTTTGGATAAGAAGGAAGGTTAAAGATACTGCCtttagagaagatgaagaaaaaagTTACGTTGATTATACCAGAAAGCCCCTTTGGTTTTCCAAAACTTGAACTCGTGACCGCGTAACCACTGTTAGCTAGCTCTCAAGTTATACTCCAACTTGTGATTGCATAATGACTGTTGACTAGGACCTTTACATACACTTCAACTTATCACCTCAGAACCTAACTTCCATTGGATGAGCTTTGAAGGTAATAGTCCCATCCCAACACGACATATGAAATGTGTGCATCTCCGAGCATTTTCACATCCTTGGTAACTCAAATCTACCTTTAAGCTTTCACAGTATTTACCCTAaactttaaaatagaaaaaaaaatcttaaatgtgtaaaaaccttaaaaaatataaacattcAAAATCCTAAAAaccaaaaaatcataaaatcccAAATAACCTAAAAGACGTAAACCCAAAACCTCAAAACCTAAAAATACCCAAACTCTAACCTTAAATAACCTAACCCTTAAAAAAAGCCCTAAAGAAAAAAATCGCCcaagaagaagaaaggaaaacACGTCCAGTTGGGCACGTTTTCTTGCCGACTGTGCAGAAAACACGTCTAGCAAAACGTGTTTTCACACACTCTCTCAAAAAACGACCTACTTTCCTAATAAAAAAAGacctattttaaaaatttatttatttttagcatttttggctAATATTCCCATTAAATTTGTTaagttaaattttactattttccaAAACCTTATTTGACAAACTTATTATCAAATGTGTATTGTCATACCAACTTGTTTATTTTCACATGAACTCGCAAAAGAGTCACATCATTTTAGTCAAATGTGAATACAAAAGGGCAAGCAAGGGCTCCCCTAAAGGAAAAAAGAAATTGCTTTTTAGTCACCTTATAAATTACAAAATTAgaagctttatatatatatatatatatggtaaaattgcactttatccaaaaaatgaaaatatttttatttagtcccttcaaaattgatgaaattataagttaatacaagataattgataaaattacactttgctatattaaaaaattataattcaattctAGACCCTTAAAAATTTCTAGATCCGCACTTGATTTTTAGTTAAAGTATTTAATGATAGTTGTTTGAGTTAAAATTGTATTAAAAAATATAAGAGCtacaaatatcaaaattttgaattaagaCTATATCCACAACTTACGCATATAGTACATGATTAGTATCAAAAGTTAACCTAATAAATTAAACTGCTAGCATTTGAGTTggcactaaaattttaaaattttaaaaaaataaaaataaaaatttagaaattaatccttatacttttatttctaaaatttaacttgtttattttttaaattttaaaattcaagtctaaTTATTTTGTAGAATACATAAATTTATGACAAATAAAACacaaaatcttaaaaataaatatataaaagattaaatcCAAAAATATACATAGTAAACAATCCTATTTAAAACATTCAATTATCCGCCGTCACCATTCCAAATATCATTCAAAACATTTGATCTTTccaaattattataaaaaatggCTTcccaataaatattatttttaagaaaTGTCATAAAATTGTCGAGAACTCCATTAATAACTGCAACTTGGACCAATAAATACCATCTTCATCATCTTCTCCACAAAGTCAAAACAATCCCTCTTTTGATTTAAATTCTCTTCTCTACCATTTCTGCTGATCTTATCCCAACACACcccctcaaaaaaaaaaaaaaaaacaccaaacACAAATCAATGGAGGATAAGCGACGAACAGCTGGAAACCTTGTAGCTAAACTAAGTTCAGTTTCCGAACGGACCCGAAACGAAGCTTTGGCCGAATTACGACTGATTTCCAGGCAGGACCCGGAAAGCCGACCGTTAATAGCCGACGCCGGCGCCGTTCCTTACCTTTCCGAGACCCTTTTCTCTTCTTCTCCGGCAATACAAGAAAACGCCGCCGCTACTTTGTTGAACTTGTCGATTACTTCGCGCGATTCTCTCATGTCCACACGGGGTCTCCTCGATGCGTTATCTCACGCTCTGAGCAATTCGGGTTCACAGGGGGCGGTTCAGTCGTGCGCCGCCACGCTTCACAGCATACTAATCGCCGACGAGTCTTCCCGTCCGATAATAGGGTCGAAACGCGATATCCTTTACACGCTGTTGTCGATCATAGGTGATAAACACGCGCCGGCTCGTTCGATTAAGGACGCGTTGAAAGCGTTGTTCGGGATCGCGCTTTACCAGTTGAATCGGGCGAGCTTGGTGGGTCTGGGAGCGGTTCCAGCTTTGGTGTCATTGATAGTTAGGGATGCTAGGAAGGGGATCGTGGAGGATGCGACGGCGGTGCTGGCGCAGATCGCGGGATGCGAAGAGAGCGAAGAAGCAATGAGGAAAGCGGGTGGGTTGAAGGTATTGGGTGATTTGTTGGATAAAAAGACGACGGCAAGTACAAGAATAAGGGAAAACGCGGTGGCTGCGCTGCTGAACTTGGCCCGGTGCGGCGGCGAACAGGGGAGGAAAGAAGTAAGAGAAATGGCGGTTAAAGTAATGGATGTGATTACAGAGGTGGGTGAGAATGGAAGTCCGAAAGGGAAGGCTAAGGCTGTTGAGTTAACTGAAATATGTTGTTGATGGAAATGAATATGAAAATCAGGTGAGGGAATTGAGGTTTAAATTTAACAGTATTAATGATTTCATGGATCATTCTATTTGAATCTTTAATCGTTGAAGCTGttatacaatttattcatttcaattgaAAACCATTTGCGGTTCAAATTTAGGGAAGTCATTGATATCATAAAACACAAGTTTATGATTGTTTGAGTGAACTGAGGTGCAACTCAGAATGTGCTATCTAACTTCACCACAATATCAACATTCTCATTCCTACACTCCTCAACTTTTCATTTTTTCCGCACCActttttactttcttttctccATTTTGTTCCGAATTAAGGTGATGTTTAAgtaaaattcaaatatttttaagaaaaaatacTATATctcaattaataaataatttaatcttttataaataaataaatggaatggaattaattgaattcataaaatgttgggtaataCCATTAGCACACCACCGCCTTTGATTCGAAATTATTcatgattttaataatttttttgtttagGCTTTAATTCATTTGCCTTATTCTGCAATAATATGTTCGTTTGGATAACAATactctttatttttttatatgttgttTAACAGATGTTGAGTCTATAAATAATTTACAAGTACTCAAATAGGGAATCATTACACGTGGGGGTAGTACTTTTCCAAACCTCCCTAGTTATTTCATTTTTCCAAGTATAGTTGAATTTCAGTAATTACTAATGTCAAAATTAGTTGTAATTTTCAGAAACAATTTAATAGCTTCGAGCCTTGTCACTGAAGCAAAATTAGTATTGCTATTTCAAGGAAATCAGGATTAAAACGGTAATAATACACATGTGAAAGGTATATAGTCCAATTAGTCAATTAAAGTAAGAAGTAGAGTTATATAAAAATTCTCTTAATAATTTGTACTTAATCAATGTGGGATATATCCACTTATAACAATCCTTTGCGTTACCAATACCATCCACTTGTGTGTATTCTTAAGCCAAAAGCATTGCTTTACTCTTGGTAATATATATTCTCAAGTTCATTTATCTTGTTTGTGAA
The Gossypium arboreum isolate Shixiya-1 chromosome 10, ASM2569848v2, whole genome shotgun sequence genome window above contains:
- the LOC108488498 gene encoding U-box domain-containing protein 4-like, giving the protein MEDKRRTAGNLVAKLSSVSERTRNEALAELRLISRQDPESRPLIADAGAVPYLSETLFSSSPAIQENAAATLLNLSITSRDSLMSTRGLLDALSHALSNSGSQGAVQSCAATLHSILIADESSRPIIGSKRDILYTLLSIIGDKHAPARSIKDALKALFGIALYQLNRASLVGLGAVPALVSLIVRDARKGIVEDATAVLAQIAGCEESEEAMRKAGGLKVLGDLLDKKTTASTRIRENAVAALLNLARCGGEQGRKEVREMAVKVMDVITEVGENGSPKGKAKAVELTEICC